A genome region from Arachis duranensis cultivar V14167 chromosome 6, aradu.V14167.gnm2.J7QH, whole genome shotgun sequence includes the following:
- the LOC107493541 gene encoding uncharacterized protein LOC107493541 has translation MIQRGIPPKLKDPESFLIACTIGNMKLERALFDLGASINLIPLSMMKKLAIEEVKPTRMSLQMADRSLKIPNRVVENLLVKIGEFIFPADFVILDMEEEGRNSIILGRPFLVTARAMVDLEKGEIVLRAHNEQMIINVFKAMQYPPEKEDHKRVEMIETLVEEVLETSH, from the coding sequence ATGATTCAAAGAGGTATCCCACCAAAACTCAAGGACCCAGAGAGTTTCCTCATAGCATGTACCATAGGAAACATGAAATTAGAAAGAGCTCTCTTTGACTTGGGTGCAAGTATCAATTTGATTCCACTTTCTATGATGAAGAAGCTAGCAATAGAAGAAGTTAAACCCACCAGAATGTCACTTCAAATGGCCGACAGATCACTCAAGATACCTAATAGAGTTGTGGAAAACTTATTGGTAAAGATTGGAGAGTTCATCTTCCCAGCTgattttgtgatcctggatATGGAAGAGGAGGGGCGTaactcaattatcttgggaCGACCCTTCTTAGTTACAGCAAGAGCCATGGTAGATCTAGAAAAAGGTGAAATAGTTCTCAGGGCACATAATGAGCAAATGATCATTAATGTTTTTAAGGCCATGCAATACCCCCCTGAGAAAGAAGACCATAAGAGGGTGGAGATGATAGAAACTCTAGTGGAGGAGGTACTTGAGACAAGCCATTAG